The DNA window GACATTGTACTGAACATCAAACAGCTTCTTTTCAAAAGCTATTCCCGCGACACTCAGGTTGTGAAAATCAAGGTCGAAGGTCCGGGTGAAGTTAAAGCCGGAGATATCCAGACTCCGGAAATGATCGAAGTACTGAATCCTGATTTCGTAATCTGCACTCTTCAGGAGGACGGCGTCTTTGAGGCCGAAATGGAAGTTCGTATCGGCCGGGGTTACTGTCCTGCAGAACTGAACAAAAAAGAGAATCAGGAAATCGGCGTGATTCCGATTGATTGTCTTTTCTCTCCGGTTCGCCGTGTAAAATACGAAACGGAAAACACTCGTGTGGGCCGTCGTACGGACTACGACAAACTCGTAATCGAAATCTGGACAGACGGACGGGTTACGCCGGACGATGCTTTGACTATGTCCGCCGCGATTCTTCGCCACCACCTCGATGTATTCGTGTCTTACGATAAGGATCTGATCGAGTTCGAAGAAAGCGAAAAACAGATCGATATGGAGAAG is part of the Pontiella agarivorans genome and encodes:
- a CDS encoding DNA-directed RNA polymerase subunit alpha, which translates into the protein MPTRLGRFEMPKQVVKDDAASTENYGKFYAEPFEGGYGRTMGNSLRRVLLSSLEGAAVSSVKIKGAPHEFCSLEGVTEDVTDIVLNIKQLLFKSYSRDTQVVKIKVEGPGEVKAGDIQTPEMIEVLNPDFVICTLQEDGVFEAEMEVRIGRGYCPAELNKKENQEIGVIPIDCLFSPVRRVKYETENTRVGRRTDYDKLVIEIWTDGRVTPDDALTMSAAILRHHLDVFVSYDKDLIEFEESEKQIDMEKEELRKKLNISVNEIELSVRAANCLNNANITTVGELAQKTEAEMLKYRNFGKKSLNEIKAKIQEMGLSLGMTFDADLLKGVFSED